From the genome of Thauera chlorobenzoica:
ATCCTGCAAAGTCGACCGGGGTCCCGGCTGTCTGACGGAAATGTAATTTTGAGGTCAGCTTCCCGTTGGGCTCAAAGTGCCAAACTATGCCTCGACGCCATCAACCGGAAGACGAACATGAAGACGAAAACTTTGCTCGGCGGGCTCGTGGCAAGCCTGATGATCGTGAGCGGCGCAGCGTTTGCGCAGGGGCCCGTACGCGTAGAGGTCTACAAGAGCGCTTACTGCGGGTGCTGCGGGAAATGGGTCGAGCACCTGAGAAAGAACGGCTTCGATGTCGTGACGAAAGACGTCGATGATGTCCCCGCAGCCCGCAAGGCACTGGGCATGCCGGACCAATACGGCTCGTGTCACACGGCCAAGGTAGGTTCCTATTCCGTCGAGGGGCACGTCCCTGCGGACGACATCCGACGGCTTCTCGCCGAGTCCCCAAAGGCAATCGGACTGGCTACGCCAGGCATGCCGCAGGGGTCGCCCGGCATGGAGACCTCGACCCCGCAACCCTATGAG
Proteins encoded in this window:
- a CDS encoding DUF411 domain-containing protein encodes the protein MKTKTLLGGLVASLMIVSGAAFAQGPVRVEVYKSAYCGCCGKWVEHLRKNGFDVVTKDVDDVPAARKALGMPDQYGSCHTAKVGSYSVEGHVPADDIRRLLAESPKAIGLATPGMPQGSPGMETSTPQPYETLLVGLDGSARVFARH